One Prevotella intermedia ATCC 25611 = DSM 20706 DNA window includes the following coding sequences:
- the cas1 gene encoding type II CRISPR-associated endonuclease Cas1, whose translation MIKKTLCFSNPAYLSLHNAQLAIRLPEVETCNELPDSFKKQTDRTIPIEDIGVVLLDNKRITITSSALEALIENNCAVITCDSKNMPIGLLLPLCGNTTQSERFRTQIEASLPLKKQLWQQTIKQKISNQAKLLSIYTNTDVGCMYAWADKVRSGDPENLEARAAAYYWKNLFSDIPDFIRGREGEPPNNLLNYGYAILRAVVARSLVASGLLPTLGIHHHNRYNAYCLADDIMEPYRPYVDGLVLDVMASTTDYSELTKEIKMKLLAIPVLDTTIGNKKSPLMIATQQTTSSLYKCFSGEQRRMVYPEL comes from the coding sequence ATGATAAAGAAAACATTATGTTTTAGCAATCCAGCCTATTTAAGTTTGCACAATGCACAGTTAGCAATTCGTTTACCCGAAGTAGAAACTTGCAACGAATTGCCTGACAGCTTTAAAAAGCAAACCGATCGTACAATTCCAATAGAAGATATTGGAGTTGTACTGCTTGATAATAAGCGGATAACCATTACATCGTCTGCATTAGAAGCCCTGATAGAAAATAACTGTGCGGTGATTACCTGCGACAGCAAGAATATGCCCATCGGACTTTTACTGCCTTTATGTGGTAACACAACACAAAGCGAACGTTTCCGCACTCAAATAGAAGCATCGCTACCACTTAAAAAACAATTATGGCAGCAAACTATTAAGCAGAAAATAAGCAATCAAGCAAAACTTCTAAGCATATACACCAACACTGATGTAGGCTGTATGTACGCCTGGGCAGACAAGGTTAGGAGTGGCGACCCCGAAAATCTTGAAGCTCGTGCAGCAGCTTATTATTGGAAAAATCTCTTTTCTGATATTCCTGACTTCATAAGAGGACGCGAAGGCGAGCCACCCAACAACCTATTGAACTATGGATACGCCATATTACGCGCCGTGGTAGCACGCTCTTTAGTCGCTAGCGGATTGCTCCCTACATTGGGTATTCACCACCACAACAGATACAATGCTTATTGCCTTGCCGACGATATTATGGAACCTTACCGTCCTTATGTCGATGGATTGGTGTTAGATGTAATGGCATCAACAACCGATTACAGTGAGCTTACAAAAGAAATCAAGATGAAACTCCTTGCTATTCCTGTGCTCGATACAACGATTGGAAACAAGAAAAGCCCATTGATGATAGCTACACAACAGACAACCTCTTCTCTTTATAAGTGCTTTAGTGGAGAGCAAAGAAGAATGGTTTATCCTGAATTATAA
- the cas2 gene encoding CRISPR-associated endonuclease Cas2: protein MVFFDLPTDTKKERKVASLFRQNLLKDGFTMFQFSIYIRHCGSKENMEVHIKRVSTFIPAYGKVGIMGITDKQFEEIKLFYGKKPQKPNAPGAQLELF, encoded by the coding sequence ATGGTATTTTTTGATTTACCCACAGATACAAAGAAAGAACGAAAAGTAGCTTCACTCTTTCGTCAAAACTTGCTGAAAGATGGATTTACAATGTTTCAGTTCTCCATTTATATACGCCATTGTGGTAGTAAAGAAAATATGGAAGTACATATTAAAAGAGTTTCCACCTTTATTCCAGCATACGGAAAAGTTGGAATAATGGGCATTACAGACAAACAATTTGAAGAAATAAAGCTATTCTATGGTAAGAAACCACAAAAACCAAATGCACCTGGAGCACAGTTAGAACTCTTTTAA